The DNA window cagcaggtgcagcagcaacaccacgTTCTGCCCATCAGTCCCACGAGCAGCGTCAGCGGGAACAGCAGCAAGAGCAGCTCGCCCAcgccgcagcaacagcaacagcagctgctgAAGAAGGGAAAACTCGAACTGATAGAGCCCATGGAGACGGATGAGGGTCAGAGCGACGGCATTTCGGAGAGCGTGGCTGCAGCGATTGCCAGCATCACAGATTGCAAGGAGGACATAGGAGGAGCAACAGTGGCGGGCATTGAAGTTGTAGGCGCTGGCGCCGTCAACGAAGAGACGTAGCCTATACTCAAGCAGCTACTGATGCACCGAAAACTGACGCTGGAGCCACCTAAGGCAATAAATTGACCAGCTTGTCCGTATACGAAAGACATTCTAGACTCGACAGAATGCCGATCTTCTTGGGGGCAGACAGCCCACTCACTCACCAAAACACACATTTGGAAACATTTCGTAGACTGCTTACTTGTTCTTAGTTTAGACCCCGAGTCCAATCAACTTAAATCAATTGTATCATACAACTAAACATAATGGAAACAATCCCACAAATCGCATTATTTGTGCAATATTTAAATCTGTATATTTTAAAGAGAACATTTTAATCATTTATTCATCGATTGTATGTATGACTTTCATGCTTGTATTAAACTATTTACAACTGCTGATCTCCTCTTAATTTAATTAGGCTATACAAAAAACACCAACACAGACGAAGCACGAGCAACAATTGTAAAAATACGCAAGAAAATGctaatttcaaattcattTCCAACTGatcaatttaattattgttagCATTACCACTTAGAACTTTTTTAATCTCGGCTTTAGCTTTAGTGACTATTCGTATTCGACTAAATCCAAGTATTATTTATGTTCTAAGCACTagcaaaatataatttaattatactatatatatacacacatataaaaacacacacacatctacACGGATATTTAAAGTCTGCTCATTAGTTTAAGACGTCCTTCGACTTCGtgcaatatttttaatttattcctTAGTAATTCCTAGCAATTCCATCTCTGTCGAATTTTGGGTATTCtttattttcgtttcgtttcgtttgttttgtttttattttatgtttttcgtTACTTCTTTTCCTTTTCTCTCTACCTATTGCAGAAACCTCTTACTCCTGCTCAAACAACAGCAACCTCAGCAACCCCAACAGCAACCACGGCAGCAGCGATTCCAGCAAGCCGCCCACGACTGTCCTGTCCGTTAACAAGAGGTCCACCGCAATCGCTACAGCGAAACTGCCCACCACCGGCAACTCCCTGCCCATGCAGATCTCGCCCAACTTCATTGAGCACAAGTATTCGGCGCTGGCCATGAAGGAGAAGTTCTTCTTGAATCTGAGGGCCGGCAAAGCGGTGGCCAGTTCACAGGGAGCCGATGGAATGGGCTCAACCATGGGGCACCAATCGGATGTGGGCATTTCCGGCGGATCAGGAGCAGGCGGTGGCTTGCGGGCGGTTGCTGTGGGCCAAATGTGCGCGCTGCAAAACGAGCACATTCACCAAAATCTCTTCAAGAAAACGATCAACTGATCGGCAGATCGGATGAGAAGGCAAGAGAGTTGGCTGTGATGAAGTAGTAACTAACTGACTAACAAACCTAACAAGAGGCGGAGAAAGAGGATTCGTCAATAAGGCAGAGATGGGAAAAGGATGCAGAAGCTGCAGCAATTAATGGAGGAGGAATAAGTGAGGCAGTTGGGCGCTGCCCTACGGTCCTTAGAGAAGTTTTCCAAGACAAGGCAACAAGAAGCAAGAAGTAAGAAGCAAGAATTTCCATTGGCTTCCAAAACAccacaaaatgcaaaaaacaaaacaaacaaattccAAGCATTTCGTTCGCAACTATGAAAAAATCACCCCCTAgcacacaaaaaaacattaaacCTAATCTCAAAAATAGTTAAGCTGGCCTGCTTAGAAAAGCTTCTCTAAAACAGCTTTagataattttaaaattaaaggaaacaaaacaaaacaaacaaaaattttgaaaaaaaaaataattatacaaGCGACAACATTTTAGTAAATACATTTGGAGAATTTTCTTCAACTAGTCATTATTgtagttaaattaaatttttgatttttatacgCATAAAAACATAACTATCTAACCTACTGGTTGGTGGAATTCCCGAACCCTATATTTATAACTTAAAAAACCTCTATCCCGTGTACAATTTCAATGAAATCAAAGTTAAGGGTCTTTCCCCAATCAGTTTGCGTCATTctaattgaaaattataaattgtctAAAAGAAATCCATAGAAGCGAAATGGTGCACGGAACTCGTTTTCGTGAGACCGTCGGAATTAGGAAAATTATAAGTCGCCAGCTTGCCAAGGCAACTTTGAGCGAGAGatgcaaaatttataaatgTCGAATATTTCAAACATAAAATAGTTAGCTACAAATTTAGGGGAAGCCGGGTGGCGTTTCCACATAGGAGCCACAATAACTCTACAGTAGTTATAGTATTATAATTATAGATTACGCTATTATTTATAGAGCAGAGCATGCATCTGTAGCTGTGTGAGTGTTTATCCGTGCATGTATtgtaattgtttatttatagtGTTCGAACGTCCCCTAAGTGTAAAGTCcccaacaaatacaaaatatacgatatgaatacaaaatatatttgtcCATTCTCTCGACGATTGTATAGCATTGTACGCCCCTGATTCAATCGAACTTCCTATCCTAGCAGAATCGGGTTCCTTAAGCATTCAAACAgaacaaaaatgaaatttttaaatacGATACGATATTTACATCATATACATCAATTTAGTCAGCcgccaaaacaaaacaaaataaaagtaaacttTTCAGAGCGCATTTCGCAGACGCGCAGCGTCTTAAAAATTAATCACAACTAAACTAAATAGTTCAGCGTCCCTATAGATATAACACCTAGCTATCGATGAATACCTACATCTAAATACAACAATATCTTTAAGACCTCACGCTTAAGCGATGCCAAACGGATCGCCCTAGTTTAGCCAAACAACTTTTATATGAACGGAAACTGTCTTCGGATCCCCGGAGCTCCATCGAGTTTTCGGCCAGGAGATGCAAGTAAAATCCCGATAACTCGCATTCAAACTTTCAGAATGGATATGAACTCAAACCCTCTaatgaaaacaataaaatgagTATGTCATCTTATATAAGACTGCGGTTATGTtcgtaaatatatttaatatatgtatgtaaaattaacgaaaaacaaaaccgcacacaaaaaaagtaataaaaccgaaataacttttaattaaaaaaaatcacaaaacagaaaatgaataaaaatctATATGAATAGTTACCGTACTCGTACTCTACCTACATACTATTACTATGTACTATATAATGTATTGTAACTGTAATTTACTAAAATCGTAATAATACGTAGAGAATTAACTGACGTTTAaacataaatcataaatcatcGACATCCacataaacacaaaaaagtCCCTATTTGAGTTGAAACCGAGAGCTCAAAGAGGATTATTGGCACATCCATAAGCCAGAAGAAATCATTATCaaccacaaaaacaaaaaagtagTAAAAtattctctttttgctttatGTGATCTATTACATACTACATAAACATatgtataataaaaatgtccttcaaaaacaaaatccagaaaaatttttgaatttatgtTTCCTAATAGTCGGAACGATGCAGTTTGAGGGGAACTGTTTATTGCTAAAACAGTTTGAGGGGAACTGTTCGACAATGAATATTTTGGGACGGCAAATGCCAGTAAAAGTGGTTTCAATTATTTGTttgatttaatatatttactgcataatttattgatttgtaTTTACAAGATATTACCTATGCTAGATACaagccaaattaaattattactCAATATCAATTAACAAAGCTTTGAAAGAGTTCGTAGATCTATATTTCTCTTTATTACCTATTTATTAACCTACCTAAACTTTCCTTCCAAAGAGATTTTGTAATTCACCACCATGActatattttttagttttcccTTAATTTGGAAAACCACCTATTCAAAACTTTGGTCAACTTACTAGAAGCAAGTTGGCAAAATTTTCACAGAGATAGTACAAATGGCATATAGGCTGATGTTAATATTACTGGAAATGCGAACTTGGAGAACCAAAAATAGtaataaatgaataattaGTCCAGTAATGTGATCTCATGGGTCTTGGCATCGATTGATTTCTGAGCAGATGACTTAAGCACACAAACTACGAGCCAGTCAGAAGGTGAGGAATATCATGAATATCCAGGAATCCTTGGCCTTACGCCGATTCGCTGGCGCCGTAGAGCAGATTGTCCAGTTTCAGTTTGTTGATCTTGTCGCCACGGGCTCCATGTCCTGGTCTGCCCCAGAACGTTTCGAAGGTGTCGAAGTGCTGGTTGCACAGATCCCTGTCCAGTTGCTTGGAAACGGAGACGGATCGACGGTTCTGGGAGATCTGGACATTCAGGTCGTGCAGATAGCGCATGTCGGCGGCCGTTTGGATCCTGGTTGTCGGTCATTTGGGTGGGCAGCAATATTTTAGTTTCATTTATATCAGTTCGATTTTTCAGATTtcgaattttcgaatttccGAGCGAGTTTCGGTTTTCAGTTCAATTCGTTTTGCACGGGGATACATACATAGAAGATTGGTATTatgatttttgatttttgctgtTGCGGTTTGTTTGATTTTGGTGAGATTGGTATTTGGTTTGCTCGTTTGGTTGCTATACTTTCACTTGTATTACAATGGATATTTTCTTGCTGGATGAGCCGAGGAGAAGTGGGGGATTAGAGAAACCATTAACAGGACAAGTTCACAAGGCATAAGCACAGAGGGGCAAGCGGACTTTCGTTTCAATGTCTGGCGCAGAGCAAGCAAATGAGAAACGGAGGGAGCGGGTAGGTGGTGGAATGGAACTATGAAAGCAGGAGGGGATCAGGATTGAAAGAACGTGGGTTTCAAGCCTGGCGAATGTGCAGGGTCAGCCGCTTGAGGCAGCAGCCCGTGGCCAAGGCCGTGGGGCAATCGCAACTGCAACACTGCAGCTTGCAGTTCAGATTCTTGGGCAGCCGCTTCATGTGGCTGATGTTCTTGATGATGCTGTTGATGCACTTGATCTTGGTGGTGGTCAGCTGACAGTTCTTTGGTGGATGCTTGTGCTTGGATGCGTACCTATCGTGCGACGGCGTCCTCTTGGTCACGTCCGTGCTGGAGAGGCTGATGGGTCGGTGCATGCCCCGCCTTCTGGCGAGCAGAGGAACCAGCTCCACCCCGCCACCCTCTCCATAGGCTCCTCCGTTTGCTCCCGCTGTGCTGGCATCCGGAGTGGCGGTACTGGTGCTCCCGGGACAGGGACCTCTCGACGCCATGCGGGGGCACATCTTGACGGGCTTGCCGCCGCAGTCTTGCGGCTTCAAGTGGTGCAGCATCTTTCCGGGCGGCGGACCTGGCGGACCCGGGCACTTCTTGCCCGGCGGAATGGGAAGTGAAAGTGGCGACGGCTTGGACGGACTCTTTTGCATGGCGGGACAGTTGCAAGTGCACAACTCACAGCAGCGCTGCGGTTTTGGCGGCTTGCCCGGTCGCGATTTGCGAAAGGTATTCTTCTCGGCCGGAGTCACCGGGTTATCTTGGTCCAACTCCTTCAGCATCTCCTTGTTCGTCCAACCCTGAAATTAGATTATAATTAAACAGTGTACATATGGGCACTAGCTACTGATACCCACCAGTGACTTCATGAACGTGTTGCCCACTTCCTTGGGACTCCGCCAGGGCTTGCCGCCCGGACCCGCCTTGCCCCAGGGCTCCTTGCAGGACTAGAAGGAGGACAGATAAAGAGGAATCAGTTAAACTTGGCTTCAGGGGGCGTAATAAGTGCCGCTCACCGGCTTTTCTAGTTTGGCCTGCAGGCGCTTCTTCTGAGTGGCCAGCTTTTCCTGCAAAGGACATCGCTGCTCACTCTCGCTGACCACGATCTTCTCCAGGAGCGGCTTGCCCTTGCACGGCGGAGAGGGCTTGTAACGCAATTCTATGTCCACATGGCCTTTATTGCGAAACGACATTGAAGGATGCTCTTTCAGCT is part of the Drosophila sechellia strain sech25 chromosome 3R, ASM438219v1, whole genome shotgun sequence genome and encodes:
- the LOC6612962 gene encoding LOW QUALITY PROTEIN: uncharacterized protein LOC6612962 (The sequence of the model RefSeq protein was modified relative to this genomic sequence to represent the inferred CDS: deleted 1 base in 1 codon; substituted 1 base at 1 genomic stop codon) translates to MYVSPCKTNXTENRNSLGNSKIRNLKNRTDINETKILLPTQMPTTRIQTAADMRYLHDLNVQISQNRRSVSVSKQLDRDLCNQHFDTFETFWGRPGHGARGDKINKLKLDNLLYGASESA
- the LOC6612963 gene encoding uncharacterized protein LOC6612963 isoform X3, which codes for MTTSDEMGMGGNFCHDHIQHPLMWCDEKKRLVERKNAEESLRMWRRRKAEECARKEKDKQEYYDLFHQHCPWGRPGGGAPNVEVRRKDITAAGLHSTPTVTNAHRMNLLQPCRYNDFFSMQKKCHNNPLAAYHHHHHHAPPAPPPGGRLGHAHSVHHLQESGPRSSTVTICEREIPHKPGAAVGVNVAKNANGESLHIELKEHPSMSFRNKGHVDIELRYKPSPPCKGKPLLEKIVVSESEQRCPLQEKLATQKKRLQAKLEKPSCKEPWGKAGPGGKPWRSPKEVGNTFMKSLGWTNKEMLKELDQDNPVTPAEKNTFRKSRPGKPPKPQRCCELCTCNCPAMQKSPSKPSPLSLPIPPGKKCPGPPGPPPGKMLHHLKPQDCGGKPVKMCPRMASRGPCPGSTSTATPDASTAGANGGAYGEGGGVELVPLLARRRGMHRPISLSSTDVTKRTPSHDSKKISIVIQVKV
- the LOC6612963 gene encoding uncharacterized protein LOC6612963 isoform X1, which produces MTTSDEMGMGGNFCHDHIQHPLMWCDEKKRLVERKNAEESLRMWRRRKAEECARKEKDKQEYYDLFHQHCPWGRPGGGAPNVEVRRKDITAAGLHSTPTVTNAHRMNLLQPCRYNDFFSMQKKCHNNPLAAYHHHHHHAPPAPPPGGRLGHAHSVHHLQESGPRSSTVTICEREIPHKPGAAVGVNVAKNANGESLHIELKEHPSMSFRNKGHVDIELRYKPSPPCKGKPLLEKIVVSESEQRCPLQEKLATQKKRLQAKLEKPSCKEPWGKAGPGGKPWRSPKEVGNTFMKSLGWTNKEMLKELDQDNPVTPAEKNTFRKSRPGKPPKPQRCCELCTCNCPAMQKSPSKPSPLSLPIPPGKKCPGPPGPPPGKMLHHLKPQDCGGKPVKMCPRMASRGPCPGSTSTATPDASTAGANGGAYGEGGGVELVPLLARRRGMHRPISLSSTDVTKRTPSHDRYASKHKHPPKNCQLTTTKIKCINSIIKNISHMKRLPKNLNCKLQCCSCDCPTALATGCCLKRLTLHIRQA
- the LOC6612963 gene encoding uncharacterized protein LOC6612963 isoform X2, which encodes MTTSDEMGMGGNFCHDHIQHPLMWCDEKKRLVERKNAEESLRMWRRRKAEECARKEKDKQEYYDLFHQHCPWGRPGGGAPNVEVRRKDITAAGLHSTPTVTNAHRMNLLQPCRYNDFFSMQKKCHNNPLAAYHHHHHHAPPAPPPGGRLGHAHSVHHLQESGPRSSTVTICEREIPHKPGAAVGVNVAKNANGHVDIELRYKPSPPCKGKPLLEKIVVSESEQRCPLQEKLATQKKRLQAKLEKPSCKEPWGKAGPGGKPWRSPKEVGNTFMKSLGWTNKEMLKELDQDNPVTPAEKNTFRKSRPGKPPKPQRCCELCTCNCPAMQKSPSKPSPLSLPIPPGKKCPGPPGPPPGKMLHHLKPQDCGGKPVKMCPRMASRGPCPGSTSTATPDASTAGANGGAYGEGGGVELVPLLARRRGMHRPISLSSTDVTKRTPSHDRYASKHKHPPKNCQLTTTKIKCINSIIKNISHMKRLPKNLNCKLQCCSCDCPTALATGCCLKRLTLHIRQA